In Pseudoalteromonas piratica, the following proteins share a genomic window:
- a CDS encoding sulfatase-like hydrolase/transferase, translating to MLYKFNTLFTISFLSVTLVGCGGGSSESNTDNDVTPPVVTNQAPQLATAITDQTTNQSQQYSFDLSQGGQTFTDPDGDELTYSFSTSPQTNDFTLNGTVLSGTPEQTEAITITVTASDPSGLTASDSYLLTINGAPQTAKSIPDQLINLGQNVSLDISQNRTTFVDPDGDELTYAFSTSPQTNDFTLNGSVLSGTPALAQTITFTVTATDPNGLSANDNFLLNINGAPKLTNSISNQSVNIGENYNFDVTQNGTTFEDLDSEILIYSVQITPTNDDLTFNGTHLSGVPNQTGEYTIAVTATDDGGLFDSTSFVLYVVEPNENNSPIVANPIADQSATLNQNFNFDMSQNNTTFSDPDGDMLTFQVAITPTDSGLTSDGLILSGNPNQTGEINVTVTASDPAGLSVSDTFSVNVSAQVNTNKPNVLLIIADDLGQDSSNQYSFSTDLPSTPTIDEIAAQGIVFENLWVNPVCSPTRSTIFTGKYGTRTQVLAPGDELSLSETSLPQALKNHPDTAEYASAKIGKWHLGGDSSHPAAFGLDYYAGIFNGAVSDYYNWELTTNGQTLPQTEYATTVLTDLAIDWLNQQTTPWFLWMGYNAPHTPFHLPPNELHSRNLSGDEADIEANPRAYYLAAVEALDSEINRLLNSLDQATRDNTVVIFIGDNGTPTQARFRGSDLSGSKNNISEGGIRVPMIVSGKNVTRQGQREANVLNGTDFFSTILAIAGQEEVAIHDSLPFNNLLNDANATPLRETAFSQNEEAFTIRNARYKLIEYLDGTRAFYDLQNDISEQTDLISGGASLPTDFFYLDSQLSALSNDGWIVNKHNEQSSYMMDSGAFVEVNVLSVQDNGTSTTVTTNATPNYKVVVTDEVLTVYQSKPAAAYANGQVLSLNQQIDYGQDIGLTANCGNTGGDGWWPQAGAACPESQSGMALTFPNNPTPTQTECETGLGPVGLWVNGVPIYNWSDASSYNNQDIWNNFALPFRSAAMDVCNGHSGNGMYHHHSYNACLKQQLGDEGKGHSPIYGYAGDGYPIHGPYHSKDVLAKSCWKKRDYSANSATGCGSEGQRTCKFIDEENISLGVENVTAGPATSDIINFFTAGDGPAVSGIYYEDYYYDAQCTAQGEEYLDEHSGHDHDGLGYHYHTSVDENLSPVFPLVNGPDYYGSLNSSSFQCFRREF from the coding sequence GTGCTTTATAAATTCAATACTCTATTCACAATAAGTTTTTTAAGCGTAACGCTTGTTGGCTGTGGCGGAGGCAGCAGCGAAAGTAATACCGATAACGACGTCACCCCGCCTGTGGTTACAAATCAAGCCCCACAATTGGCAACCGCGATTACTGATCAAACAACCAACCAATCACAGCAGTATTCATTTGATCTCTCTCAAGGGGGGCAAACCTTCACCGACCCAGACGGCGATGAACTTACTTACTCGTTTAGTACATCACCGCAAACAAATGACTTTACCTTAAACGGTACTGTGTTATCCGGCACACCGGAACAAACTGAAGCCATTACCATCACTGTAACAGCAAGTGACCCCAGTGGTTTAACGGCAAGCGATAGCTACTTACTGACCATTAATGGTGCGCCACAAACAGCCAAAAGTATTCCTGATCAGTTAATTAACCTTGGTCAAAACGTTTCACTTGATATCAGTCAAAATCGTACAACCTTTGTTGATCCTGACGGTGATGAACTCACTTATGCATTTAGCACATCACCGCAAACCAATGACTTTACATTAAACGGCAGTGTTTTATCTGGCACACCGGCGCTTGCGCAAACAATCACTTTCACCGTAACAGCGACTGATCCTAACGGGTTATCAGCAAATGATAACTTTTTGCTGAACATTAACGGTGCACCAAAACTTACCAACAGTATTAGTAATCAGTCAGTGAATATTGGTGAGAATTATAATTTCGACGTCACTCAAAACGGCACTACTTTTGAAGATCTTGATAGTGAAATACTGATTTACAGTGTGCAAATCACTCCAACTAATGATGACTTAACATTCAACGGAACGCATTTATCTGGAGTGCCAAACCAAACAGGCGAATACACCATTGCTGTCACAGCAACCGATGATGGTGGATTGTTTGATTCAACTAGTTTTGTATTGTATGTGGTTGAACCAAATGAAAATAACTCGCCGATAGTGGCAAATCCAATTGCCGATCAAAGTGCAACGTTAAACCAAAACTTTAACTTTGATATGAGCCAGAACAATACCACCTTTAGCGATCCTGATGGTGATATGCTGACTTTTCAAGTCGCGATTACGCCGACGGATTCAGGCTTAACATCTGATGGCTTAATTTTGTCTGGCAACCCAAATCAAACTGGCGAGATTAATGTCACCGTAACTGCCAGCGACCCTGCTGGGCTTTCGGTGAGCGACACGTTTTCAGTTAATGTGTCAGCGCAAGTTAATACAAACAAACCGAATGTATTACTGATCATTGCCGACGACTTGGGTCAAGATTCGTCTAACCAATACAGCTTCTCTACCGACTTACCAAGTACCCCAACTATTGATGAAATTGCAGCACAAGGCATTGTGTTTGAGAATTTGTGGGTAAACCCAGTTTGTTCACCAACTCGTTCCACCATTTTTACCGGTAAATATGGCACACGTACTCAAGTGTTAGCACCGGGTGACGAACTGAGCCTAAGTGAAACGTCACTACCACAAGCGTTAAAAAATCACCCTGATACCGCAGAGTATGCCTCGGCAAAGATTGGCAAATGGCATTTAGGTGGCGACAGCAGTCACCCAGCCGCATTTGGCCTAGATTATTACGCTGGCATTTTTAATGGCGCCGTCAGCGATTACTATAACTGGGAATTAACCACAAATGGGCAAACCCTGCCACAAACCGAATACGCCACTACCGTACTAACCGATTTGGCAATCGACTGGCTAAATCAACAAACTACCCCGTGGTTTTTATGGATGGGTTACAACGCTCCCCACACCCCCTTTCATTTACCGCCAAATGAATTACATAGCCGCAACTTGAGTGGTGATGAAGCTGATATTGAAGCTAATCCTCGCGCGTATTATCTCGCAGCAGTAGAGGCGCTAGACAGTGAAATAAACCGTTTGTTAAATAGTTTAGATCAAGCTACACGCGATAATACCGTGGTGATTTTTATTGGTGATAACGGCACACCAACACAAGCGCGCTTTAGAGGTTCAGACTTATCTGGCAGTAAAAATAATATTAGTGAAGGTGGCATCCGCGTACCTATGATAGTGTCGGGCAAAAATGTCACGCGTCAAGGCCAACGTGAAGCCAATGTATTAAACGGCACCGATTTCTTCAGCACTATTTTGGCTATAGCAGGCCAAGAAGAAGTGGCCATTCACGACAGCTTACCCTTTAACAATTTACTTAATGATGCCAACGCAACACCACTGCGTGAAACCGCTTTTTCGCAAAATGAAGAAGCCTTCACCATTCGTAATGCCCGTTATAAGCTCATTGAGTACCTTGATGGTACGCGCGCTTTTTATGACTTACAAAATGATATTTCAGAGCAAACTGACTTGATATCAGGTGGCGCATCCCTACCAACAGACTTTTTCTATTTAGACAGTCAATTAAGTGCGCTTAGTAATGACGGCTGGATTGTTAATAAACACAATGAACAATCAAGTTATATGATGGATAGTGGTGCGTTTGTAGAAGTGAATGTACTGTCTGTGCAAGACAATGGCACGTCAACAACAGTAACCACCAATGCCACTCCAAATTACAAAGTAGTTGTGACCGATGAAGTGCTGACGGTTTATCAAAGCAAACCTGCAGCGGCTTATGCCAATGGCCAAGTATTGAGCCTCAATCAGCAAATTGATTACGGCCAAGATATTGGGTTGACAGCAAATTGCGGTAACACAGGCGGCGATGGATGGTGGCCACAAGCGGGTGCTGCATGCCCTGAGTCTCAATCAGGCATGGCGCTAACCTTTCCAAATAACCCGACCCCAACACAAACAGAGTGTGAGACAGGCCTTGGCCCTGTTGGGCTCTGGGTTAACGGCGTGCCCATTTACAATTGGTCTGATGCCAGCTCTTACAACAACCAAGATATTTGGAATAACTTTGCTCTACCATTTCGCTCTGCCGCAATGGATGTATGCAATGGCCACTCAGGCAACGGCATGTACCACCACCATAGTTATAACGCGTGCTTAAAACAACAGCTCGGCGATGAAGGCAAAGGACACTCCCCGATTTATGGTTACGCAGGAGATGGTTACCCAATTCACGGCCCGTATCATAGTAAAGACGTGCTTGCGAAAAGCTGTTGGAAGAAGCGTGATTATTCAGCAAACAGTGCAACTGGCTGTGGCAGCGAGGGCCAACGTACCTGTAAATTTATTGATGAAGAAAATATCAGTTTAGGCGTTGAAAACGTGACGGCTGGCCCTGCAACATCAGACATTATTAACTTTTTCACCGCGGGCGATGGCCCTGCTGTATCAGGTATTTATTATGAAGATTACTACTATGATGCACAGTGTACAGCACAAGGTGAAGAATACCTTGATGAACACAGTGGTCATGACCATGATGGTCTAGGTTATCACTATCACACCAGTGTGGATGAAAACCTATCGCCTGTATTCCCTCTGGTTAATGGCCCCGATTACTACGGCAGCCTTAATAGCAGCTCATTCCAGTGTTTTAGAAGGGAGTTTTAA